Proteins encoded in a region of the Acidobacteriota bacterium genome:
- a CDS encoding helix-turn-helix transcriptional regulator — MTFFSPELKKGSTEMLVLSLIEARPRHGYEIGKLIEARSNGRITFALPTLYPTLLRMEGRGWIKGRWVEKPGERERCFYRLTPEGRRILAAQRATWLEFVAAVNDVMDAGDA, encoded by the coding sequence ATGACATTTTTCAGTCCCGAACTCAAAAAGGGCAGCACCGAGATGCTGGTCCTGTCGCTCATCGAAGCCCGGCCTCGGCACGGGTATGAGATCGGCAAACTCATCGAGGCGCGCTCAAATGGCCGCATCACCTTCGCGCTGCCCACGCTGTACCCGACGCTGTTGCGTATGGAAGGCCGTGGCTGGATTAAGGGCCGGTGGGTGGAGAAACCAGGCGAACGTGAACGCTGTTTTTACCGGCTGACGCCGGAAGGCCGCCGCATTCTGGCGGCGCAGCGCGCGACCTGGCTTGAGTTTGTGGCTGCGGTCAACGACGTCATGGATGCCGGCGATGCGTGA
- a CDS encoding proline dehydrogenase family protein: protein MRKALLWASTNAWIRENAMRTGFVRRSVSKFMPGERIEDAVEAAKALKPARLNTILTRLGENIAHISEADEVCEHYLKVIDLITAAGIDSQISVKPTQLGYDQDPEVCVKHCLRLIDRCEQTKTFFWLDMESSPYVDGTIALFKRLRQRTPNIGIAIQAYLFRTEKDIEELVALGSAIRMVKGAYLEPAEVAFPQKSDVDENYFKICARLLQEDAFKPGALLHIATHDIALQERLLKVIADRKVASNRYEFAMLFGIQTARQQQLAANGVRTRCLISYGEYWFPWYMRRLAERPANVWFVVRNMFKR from the coding sequence ATGCGAAAAGCCCTGTTGTGGGCATCAACCAACGCCTGGATTCGCGAGAACGCGATGCGCACCGGATTTGTGCGCCGATCGGTCTCGAAGTTCATGCCGGGTGAACGGATTGAGGATGCGGTTGAGGCCGCCAAAGCCCTCAAGCCTGCGCGGCTGAATACGATCCTGACCCGGTTGGGCGAGAACATCGCGCACATCAGTGAGGCCGACGAGGTCTGCGAGCATTACCTGAAGGTGATCGATTTGATCACCGCCGCAGGTATTGACTCGCAGATCTCGGTCAAGCCGACGCAGCTCGGCTACGACCAGGACCCGGAAGTGTGCGTGAAACACTGCCTGCGCCTGATCGATCGCTGCGAGCAGACGAAGACGTTTTTCTGGCTCGACATGGAGAGCTCGCCGTACGTGGACGGCACAATCGCCCTGTTCAAGCGCCTGCGCCAGCGGACGCCGAATATTGGCATCGCCATCCAGGCCTATCTGTTCCGCACCGAAAAAGACATTGAGGAACTGGTGGCGCTCGGGTCAGCCATTCGCATGGTCAAGGGCGCATACCTTGAGCCGGCGGAGGTGGCGTTTCCGCAGAAGTCCGATGTGGACGAGAACTACTTCAAGATCTGCGCGCGCCTGCTGCAGGAAGACGCGTTCAAGCCGGGCGCGTTGCTGCACATCGCCACCCACGATATCGCCCTGCAGGAGCGGTTGCTGAAGGTCATTGCCGACCGCAAGGTGGCGTCCAACCGTTACGAGTTCGCCATGCTGTTTGGCATTCAGACGGCGCGCCAGCAGCAACTGGCGGCCAATGGTGTCCGCACCCGCTGCCTCATCAGCTACGGCGAATACTGGTTCCCCTGGTACATGCGTCGTCTGGCCGAGCGCCCCGCCAACGTCTGGTTCGTCGTCAGGAACATGTTCAAGAGGTAG
- a CDS encoding ABC transporter permease translates to MRDWQAYVRAHLNLPAHSPERQARIIRELGTQMEDFYRDALAGGLTEQEADIHARSQVTDWERIARDVSRADRVYREPGFVRLANAMDGSPGPTGGVLQMFSNVIRDVRFGLRQLWKAPGFSVVAILTLGLGIGSSSAIFSVVNGVLLRPLPYPEPDALVRVHELVPQYGRFSVAPANFLDWRTQNKSFERIAAYSGTSGTLIWDDGPERVQGASVSWDLMELLKVRPALGPGFEEKHDRPGGNDVLILSHGLWLRRFGGDPAVIGTSITFSGTPATIVGVMPEGFYFPSRTAEFWRPIAINPSDPPRGAHFLGVVARLKEGVTTDQAGAEMKGIAEQLAKQYPNNSANESAEIVSLLEQVVGTIRPALMTLLAAVGVVVLIVCANIANLLLVRASMREKEVAIRTALGAGRSRLAMQMLAESLVLSLTGGALGLLLAYLAIPAIQTLSAGSIPRVADVSIDGSVLGFTLVASLLTGVIFGLVPAWQASRAGAGSALKEGGRSSVGSSGKWMRNALLVAEVALSLVLLVGAALLLRSFSKLTNVDPGFNPQGVLAFQVSLPAASYADDGKVLQYYDRLLERLAATPSVTSAAAVQSLPIRGSYVLSVVIHGQPTPAPGEEPSANYRAITPDYFATMGIPVLRGRAFTRQDATTGARVTIVDEAFARRHYPGEEAIGRRIDIGNGTDNAEIIGIVGNVNYTGLDALPTPTMYMSTAQDSFNTLWVMARTEGDPNALSGTVRQIVRDLDGRLPAYSMTPLAEVVSESVAQQRFSMLLILLFGGVALFLSAVGLYGVVAYTVSLRTREIGLRMAVGASPSDVLRMIVGGGMKLALLGVALGVGGALALSQLVKAMLFEVEPSDPASYAATAALLLVVAALACYIPARRAMRVDPMVTLQQE, encoded by the coding sequence ATGCGTGACTGGCAGGCGTATGTCCGCGCGCACTTGAACCTGCCCGCGCACTCACCCGAGCGCCAGGCGCGCATCATCCGCGAACTGGGCACGCAGATGGAAGACTTCTATCGCGATGCCCTCGCCGGAGGCCTGACCGAACAGGAAGCTGATATCCACGCGCGTTCGCAGGTGACCGATTGGGAGCGGATTGCGCGCGACGTGAGTCGCGCGGACCGCGTCTATCGGGAGCCCGGATTCGTGCGGCTGGCCAACGCAATGGACGGATCACCCGGGCCGACAGGAGGAGTACTGCAGATGTTTTCCAATGTGATTCGTGACGTTCGCTTTGGCTTGCGTCAGTTGTGGAAGGCGCCGGGATTCTCGGTAGTGGCCATCCTGACCCTGGGCCTGGGCATCGGCTCGAGCAGCGCGATTTTTTCAGTGGTCAACGGCGTCCTGTTGCGGCCCCTGCCGTATCCGGAGCCCGACGCCCTGGTCCGGGTGCATGAGTTGGTGCCTCAGTACGGCCGGTTCTCAGTGGCGCCGGCCAACTTCCTCGATTGGCGGACTCAGAATAAATCGTTCGAGCGCATCGCGGCGTACTCCGGCACCAGCGGCACACTCATCTGGGACGATGGCCCGGAGCGCGTGCAGGGCGCAAGCGTGTCGTGGGACCTGATGGAACTGTTGAAGGTCAGGCCCGCGCTCGGTCCCGGGTTCGAAGAGAAACACGACCGTCCCGGCGGCAACGATGTGCTGATTCTCAGTCACGGCCTCTGGCTGAGGCGCTTTGGCGGCGACCCGGCGGTGATCGGCACGTCGATCACCTTCAGCGGCACGCCCGCGACCATTGTCGGCGTCATGCCGGAGGGCTTCTACTTTCCTTCACGCACGGCGGAGTTCTGGCGACCGATCGCGATCAACCCGTCAGACCCGCCGAGAGGCGCGCATTTCCTTGGCGTGGTGGCACGCCTGAAGGAGGGCGTGACGACCGATCAGGCCGGCGCGGAAATGAAGGGCATCGCTGAACAGCTCGCGAAGCAGTATCCCAACAACAGTGCCAATGAGTCCGCGGAGATCGTGAGCCTGCTCGAGCAGGTCGTGGGTACGATCCGGCCGGCCTTGATGACCTTGCTTGCGGCCGTCGGGGTCGTGGTGTTGATCGTGTGCGCCAACATCGCCAACCTCTTGCTGGTGCGCGCGTCGATGCGCGAAAAGGAAGTGGCGATTCGCACCGCACTCGGCGCCGGCCGCTCGCGACTGGCGATGCAGATGCTGGCTGAAAGCCTTGTGCTCTCGTTGACGGGTGGCGCCCTCGGCCTGCTGCTGGCCTACCTCGCTATTCCCGCGATCCAGACACTCAGCGCAGGCAGCATTCCTCGCGTGGCCGATGTGTCGATCGATGGCTCCGTGCTGGGGTTCACGCTGGTGGCCTCCCTGCTGACCGGTGTGATCTTTGGTCTGGTTCCGGCCTGGCAGGCCTCACGCGCCGGCGCCGGCTCGGCGCTGAAAGAGGGTGGCCGCTCATCGGTGGGCTCGAGTGGCAAGTGGATGCGCAACGCGTTGCTGGTCGCCGAGGTTGCGCTCTCACTGGTGTTGCTGGTGGGCGCGGCTCTGCTTCTGCGCAGTTTCTCGAAGCTGACGAACGTGGACCCCGGGTTCAACCCACAGGGCGTGCTGGCCTTCCAGGTCTCACTGCCTGCGGCCTCGTACGCCGACGACGGAAAGGTCCTGCAGTACTACGACAGGCTGCTGGAACGTCTCGCCGCCACGCCCTCAGTCACGTCGGCGGCGGCGGTCCAGTCACTGCCGATTCGGGGAAGTTATGTGCTCTCGGTCGTCATCCACGGCCAGCCCACGCCCGCACCTGGCGAGGAACCGTCGGCGAACTACCGAGCCATCACGCCCGACTACTTCGCCACGATGGGCATCCCCGTGCTTCGTGGACGTGCGTTCACACGTCAGGACGCCACAACAGGCGCACGAGTCACGATCGTTGACGAAGCGTTCGCCCGGCGGCACTACCCGGGCGAAGAAGCCATTGGGCGCCGAATCGACATCGGGAACGGCACCGACAACGCCGAGATCATCGGCATTGTCGGCAACGTGAACTACACCGGACTCGACGCACTACCGACGCCGACGATGTACATGTCCACCGCGCAGGATTCCTTCAATACCTTGTGGGTGATGGCGCGGACGGAGGGCGACCCGAATGCGCTCTCAGGAACGGTCCGGCAAATCGTGCGCGACCTGGACGGCCGATTGCCCGCCTATTCGATGACGCCGCTGGCCGAGGTGGTGTCTGAGTCGGTGGCCCAGCAGCGGTTCTCGATGCTGCTGATCCTGCTGTTCGGCGGCGTGGCGTTGTTCCTGTCGGCCGTGGGGCTGTACGGCGTGGTGGCCTACACCGTGAGCCTGCGCACACGCGAGATTGGACTCCGGATGGCGGTTGGCGCCAGTCCCTCAGACGTGCTCAGGATGATCGTCGGCGGCGGAATGAAGCTGGCGCTGCTTGGCGTCGCGCTCGGCGTGGGCGGCGCGCTGGCACTGTCGCAACTGGTGAAGGCGATGCTGTTCGAAGTGGAGCCCTCAGACCCGGCCAGCTACGCGGCCACAGCCGCGCTGCTTCTGGTGGTGGCGGCGCTGGCCTGTTACATCCCGGCCCGCCGAGCCATGCGCGTGGACCCGATGGTGACGCTGCAGCAGGAATAG
- a CDS encoding c-type cytochrome has product MMRSLLAAGLMCVCVMAVAVTKTSAQGGGQGGGQAAPLQNLQVLPKDMARQDVIALMRTFTVALGVQCTHCHVGTPQERFKDDLPAKATARKMLKMANAINADHLGVKPGEPSKATCYSCHRGALKPLAAPPAGAGGF; this is encoded by the coding sequence ATGATGCGTTCTTTGCTGGCAGCGGGTCTGATGTGCGTCTGTGTGATGGCGGTGGCGGTAACGAAGACGTCGGCCCAGGGTGGCGGACAGGGCGGCGGCCAGGCCGCGCCGTTGCAGAACCTGCAGGTGCTGCCGAAGGACATGGCCCGCCAGGACGTGATCGCGCTGATGCGGACGTTCACCGTCGCGCTCGGCGTGCAGTGCACGCACTGCCACGTTGGTACTCCTCAGGAGCGGTTCAAGGATGACCTGCCGGCCAAGGCCACGGCGCGCAAGATGCTGAAGATGGCGAATGCGATCAATGCCGATCACCTTGGCGTCAAGCCGGGCGAGCCGAGCAAGGCGACGTGTTACTCGTGCCACCGCGGCGCGCTGAAACCCCTCGCGGCCCCGCCAGCCGGCGCCGGCGGATTCTAA